CGAGAACATGGAAGTGTTCGCGGGCATCCGTAACCTGCTGGACGAAGAGCCCCCGGTGTTCGACAACTCGCCGGACGGCAACACCGACCCGAACGCCTATGACGTGAACGGCCGGTACTTCTTCTTCGGTGCGCGCCTCAAATACTAAGACGCGACCGAGCTGTTTGACTGAGGGCGGCGGATCTTTGGGTCCGCCGCCTTTTTCTTTGGCCAAGCGATGCCGTAGAAAAACCATCGGCCGCCTTCACGCGTTGCCTACCGTCCCGGCCTCTGCGGTCGCCATTCGAAACAGCCACCACCATGATTGCCAGCGTTCTTGCCAGCCTCCTTCTGCTCCAAACCTCGCCGATGCCCCAGGACCAGCCGGTTGCGACCGCTCCGCGTGCTGTGGAGGCACAGGATGAGGTGATGGCGACCCGGCCTGTGGGAGAAACGGCCGATGCCCTGCGCCTGCGAGAAGCCGTCGCCTATGGCAATGATCTGCCGCGAGGGGCACCCAGTGCCGACTATCCTTTGGTCGCCTGGTGTGAAGCCTTGGTCCTGGGTCATGTCGCGGTCGGCGAAAGCCTGACGAACGCTGATCCGCTGGATCTGGAGATCGTGCGGCTCGGACGGCTGGAAGCGCAGGATTTCCGCTCTGCCCTGGATGCCGCCGCGCCGCGTCAGTCGGCCCAGACCCGCGCCGCGGCCGATGCCGCGGCTGCAGAGGCGGCTGCGAAATGGGAGCCGATCCTGGCCCAGACCGAAGAGGGCGTCCGCAGCGAGGCCTTCGGCCTGTTCTTCGGCCTGCCCGGTCGGTGCGAACACGCCGCTCGCCGCATCCGCGAGAACATCACCACCCCGCCGGCCACTCCTGCAGAAGTCGGGCTGGAATAGGGGTCAGGCTTCGGTATCCGAAGGAGGACGCCTCACGAGTGTTTCTGTCCCCGGCACATTCAACTCGAATGCCTTGATAAGGAAAGGCTCGAGCCCATCCGATCCTGCAGCCAATCCCAATGGTCTTCGGTCGCGGAATTTAATGACCAATCCAGGGCCCATAGTCGCTTCGCGGACCCGAAGTGTGTTCCACGGTCTTCGCTCCTGACCCCGAGGGGTCACGCCGTGGTCGTCGTAGGTGATGATGGCCCCCCGCTGAAACCATAGAATGGTTGCGCCGAGACCGAGACAGATGAGTGCGAAGCTGAGCCAGCCTTCCGGCGAATCGCCTTCCCACTCGCGCTGCACGGTGCCCAGCCAGCCGACGAGTAATCCGCAAAAAATTGCCAACATAGCGCTGCCGATAACCGTTGGCGCTGCGCGGACCTCTCCGGGTCCTGCGCGTGGAGAGACTCGCTTCCAGATGACACCAACAGCGCCGAGAATAGCGATGCAGATCCCAGCGAAGACGAGCTGCATGCTCCATGCAGGCAAAGCCCGAAAAAAGTCCATCATGCCGCGCTTTCGCGAGCTGCGACGCCCGGCTCATAGTTGAGGATCGGAGCCAGCCAGCGTTCGGCGGTTTCCAGGTCCCAGCCCTTGCGCCGGGCATAGTCCTCGACCTGGTCCCGGTCGATCTTGCCGACGCCGAAATAGTGGCTGGCGGGATGGCCGAAATATAGGCCAGACACCGAGGCGGGCGGGCTCATGGCAAAGGATTCTGTCAGCGCCATACCGGCATTGGTCTCAGCCTGAAGCAGGCGGAACAGCGTCCCCTTTTCAGTGTGGTCGGGCTGGGCCGGATAGCCGGGGGCAGGGCGGATGCCCTGATATTTCTCGGCGATCAGGTCGTCGGTGGTGGTCGCCTCGTCCGGCGCATAGCCCCACAGCTCTGTGCGGACCTTTTTGTGCATGGCTTCGGCAAAGGCTTCGGCCAGGCGGTCGGCCAGGGCCGAGGCCATGATAGCCGAATAGTCGTCGCCGGCGTCCTTGAAGCGTTTGGAGACTTCCAACTCGCCATGGCCCGTGGTCACGGCGAAGGCCCCGATATAGTCCGATCCTTCGGGGGCGATGAAGTCAGACAGGGCCGAGTTGGGCTTGCCGTTCGACTTGGCGATCTGCTGGCGCAGGGTGTGGAAGCGGGCGATCTCGGTGGTCCGCGTCTCATCGGCGAAGACGATGATGTCGTCCTTATCGGCATTGGCGGGCCAGAAGCCGACGACGCCGCGCGCGGTGAACCACTTCTCGTCGATGATCTGCTTCAGCATCACCTGGGCGTCGCGGAACAGGTCCTGGGCCGCCGTGCCCACGATCTCGTCGTCCAGGATCTGCGGATAGCGTCCGATCAACTCCCATGAGGCGAAGAAGGGCGTCCAGTCGATGTGATCGGCCAGATCGCCAAGGTCCCAGGCGTCGAACGCCCGCACCCCGATGAAGGAGGGCGCGGCAGGGCGCGGGGCCGACCAGTCGATGGCAAAGCGGTTTTCGCGGGCCTTGGCGATGCTGGTGCGCGCCTTGACCTCCTGGCCTCGCGCATACTGTTCACGAATGCGGATGTATTCGTCGCGGGTCAGGGCCTCGTTCTTGGCCCGGTCGCTCTTGGACAACAGGCCCGATACCACGCCGACAGCCCGGCTGGCATCCACCACATAGGTGGTCGAACCTCGCTGATAGGCTGGCTCGATCTTGACGGCCGTGTGAGTGCGGCTGGTCGTGGCCCCGCCGATCAGAAGGGGAATGTCGAAACCGCGCCGCTCCATCTCGCGCGCGACGAACACCATCTCGTCCAGGCTCGGTGTGATCAGGCCGGACAGGCCGATGATGTCGACATTGTGAGCCTTGGCCTCGTCCAGGATGCGGTCGGCCGGCACCATGACGCCCAGGTCGATGACCTCATAGTTGTTACATTGCAGCACGACGCCGACGATGTTCTTGCCGATGTCGTGGACGTCGCCCTTGACCGTGGCCATCAGGATGCGGCCCGCCTGCTCGCGTGGCTTGCCGGCCTTTTCGGCCTCCATGAAGGGTTCCAGCCAGGCCACGGCCTGCTTCATCACGCGGGCCGATTTCACGACCTGCGGCAGGAACATCTTGCCCGAGCCGAACAGGTCGCCGACCACATTCATCCCGTCCATCAAGGGGCCCTCGATGACGTGCAGCGGCCGGTCGAACGCCAGGCGGGCCTCCTCGGTGTCGGCGTCGATGAACTCGGTAATGCCGTGGACCAGGGCGTGTTCGATCCGCTTTGCGACCGGCTGGTCCCGCCATTTCAGATCGACGACGCGCGCGACGCCCTTGTCGCCCTTGTAGTTGGGGGCAATGTCGACGAGCCGCTCGGTGTTGGAGACATTGGTCCGCTGCGGCCGGTTTAGGATCACATCCTCGACGGCCTCGCGCAGGGTCGGGTCGATGTCGTCATAGACGGGCAGGTCGCCAGCATTGACGATGCCCATGTCCATGCCCGCCTGGATGGCATGATACAGGAACACGCTGTGGATCGCCCGGCGCACCGGCTCATTGCCGCGGAAGCTGAAGCTGACGTTCGACACCCCGCCCGAAACGCGGGCGTAGGGCAGGGTGGCCTTGATGACCTTCGTCGCCTCGATGAAGTCGACAGCATAGTTGTCGTGCTCCTCGATCCCCGTCGCCACGGCGAAGATGTTGGGGTCGAAGATGATGTCCTCAGGCGGGAAACCGACCTCGTCGACGAGGATGCGATAGGCGCGGGTGCAGATCTCGATCTTGCGGGCGGCCGTGTCGGCTTGTC
The genomic region above belongs to Brevundimonas vitisensis and contains:
- the metH gene encoding methionine synthase yields the protein MRPTFINVGERTNVTGSAKFKKLIVDGDYTAALAVARQQVEAGAQIIDINMDEGLLDSQQAMITFLNLIAAEPDIARVPVMIDSSKWEVIEAGLKCVQGKPIVNSISMKEGEDAFRAQAVKCLRYGAAVVVMAFDEVGQADTAARKIEICTRAYRILVDEVGFPPEDIIFDPNIFAVATGIEEHDNYAVDFIEATKVIKATLPYARVSGGVSNVSFSFRGNEPVRRAIHSVFLYHAIQAGMDMGIVNAGDLPVYDDIDPTLREAVEDVILNRPQRTNVSNTERLVDIAPNYKGDKGVARVVDLKWRDQPVAKRIEHALVHGITEFIDADTEEARLAFDRPLHVIEGPLMDGMNVVGDLFGSGKMFLPQVVKSARVMKQAVAWLEPFMEAEKAGKPREQAGRILMATVKGDVHDIGKNIVGVVLQCNNYEVIDLGVMVPADRILDEAKAHNVDIIGLSGLITPSLDEMVFVAREMERRGFDIPLLIGGATTSRTHTAVKIEPAYQRGSTTYVVDASRAVGVVSGLLSKSDRAKNEALTRDEYIRIREQYARGQEVKARTSIAKARENRFAIDWSAPRPAAPSFIGVRAFDAWDLGDLADHIDWTPFFASWELIGRYPQILDDEIVGTAAQDLFRDAQVMLKQIIDEKWFTARGVVGFWPANADKDDIIVFADETRTTEIARFHTLRQQIAKSNGKPNSALSDFIAPEGSDYIGAFAVTTGHGELEVSKRFKDAGDDYSAIMASALADRLAEAFAEAMHKKVRTELWGYAPDEATTTDDLIAEKYQGIRPAPGYPAQPDHTEKGTLFRLLQAETNAGMALTESFAMSPPASVSGLYFGHPASHYFGVGKIDRDQVEDYARRKGWDLETAERWLAPILNYEPGVAARESAA